A region of the Pseudomonas sp. J452 genome:
GCGCCGCCTTGGGCATGCCGGCGAAGGGGAACATGAAGCCGGACAGCAGGATCTGCGGCAGGAAGGTGAAGAAGGCCATCTGCATGGCCTGGAACTGAGTCTGCGACAGGGTCGACAGGTACACGCCGAGGGCCAGGCTGGCGACGATGAACAGCAGCGAGGCGGCGTACAGCTCCAGCAGCGAGCCGCGCACCGGTACGCCGAACAGCCAGTAGCCGACCACCAGGATTACCGTGATCTGCACCAGGCCGATGCCGACAAAGGGCAGCAGCTTGCCGATGGTCAGTTCCCAGGGCGATACCGGCGTGGCGATGAGCATTTCCAGGTTGCCGTGCTCGCGCTCGCGGACCAGGGCCACGGCGGTGAACAGCACCATGGTCATGGTCAGGATCACCCCGAGCAGCCCCGGCACCGTGTTCAGCGGTGCCAGGCGTTCGGGGTTGTAGAAGTTGACCACTTCGACGCCCTGGCGACTCTCCCAGCCGGGCAGCGGATAGGCCGCCAGCTGGCGCGCCGAGGCCTGTACGCTCTGGTCCGAGCCATCCACGATCAGCTGCAGCGGCGGGCGGTCCTGGCGTTGCAGGCGGGCGTCGAAGTCCGCCGGCACCACCAGCGCGGCGCTGATCTTGCCCTGGCGCAGCAACTGATCGATCTGCTGCGGCGAACTCAGGCGGTAGCGCAGGTCGAGCACCTGGCTGGAGGCAATTTCCGCCACCGCTTCGCGTGAGCTGGCAGT
Encoded here:
- a CDS encoding ABC transporter permease, whose translation is MNLRRLSAIVIKELRQLRRDKLTFAMIAGIPLLQLVLFGYAINMDVRGIEAAVLDQANTASSREAVAEIASSQVLDLRYRLSSPQQIDQLLRQGKISAALVVPADFDARLQRQDRPPLQLIVDGSDQSVQASARQLAAYPLPGWESRQGVEVVNFYNPERLAPLNTVPGLLGVILTMTMVLFTAVALVREREHGNLEMLIATPVSPWELTIGKLLPFVGIGLVQITVILVVGYWLFGVPVRGSLLELYAASLLFIVASLALGVYLSTLSQTQFQAMQMAFFTFLPQILLSGFMFPFAGMPKAAQWIAELMPLTHYLRLARGIMLREATLLELWPPVLVLLLFSALLLALAVTRISKRLD